One window of the Lytechinus variegatus isolate NC3 chromosome 3, Lvar_3.0, whole genome shotgun sequence genome contains the following:
- the LOC121411156 gene encoding xylulose kinase-like — protein MASSESKLFLGFDFSTQTAKAIAVNDALQVVVETSVNFDHDLPEFRTEGGVHIHDDQLTVTSPTIMWVKAMDILLDRLKAHKLDFSKVAALSGTGQQHGSVFWKNGSRALLNKLQSDKLLQEQLQDSFAVKESPIWMDSSTALHCKNLEAALGGPQNLANITGSRAYERFTGNQIAKVFQDQPNAYADTERISLVSSFVASLLLGEYAAIDHSDGSGMNLLDINTKQWSEAALSACAPGLSQRLGQSVPSYTNLGKISGYYVDQYGFSPECAIIAFTGDNPASLAGMSLKGGDVAVSLGTSDTLFLWLTTPRPALEGHIFVNPVDDDAYMALLCFKNGSLTREKIRDASSNGSWDIFNQQLLSTPIGNGGNIGIYFHVQEITPSAVGLHRFNSADQPVTTFDPATEVRALIEGQMMGKRLHAEQLGYDIGGDTRVLVTGGASANQAILQVISDVFNAPVYILDVANSACLGCAYRAKHGWLGGDKVPFHEVVKTASNYKQAATPNTNAAQVYNSLLERYRVLEAKISE, from the exons ATGGCATCATCAGAGAGCAAGTTGTTTCTTGGTTTTGATTTTAGCACTCAAACA GCTAAAGCAATTGCTGTCAATGATGCACTTCAAGTTGTTGTGGAAACTAGTGTTAACTTTGATCATGATCTGCCAGAATTTAG AACTGAGGGTGGAGTCCATATTCATGATGACCAGTTGACTGTCACCTCACCTACCATCATGTGGGTCAAAGCAATGGACATTCTCCTTGACAGATTGAAAGCGCACAAACTGGACTTCAGCAAAGTAGCTGCTTTGTCAGGAACAGGACAG CAACATGGGAGTGTGTTCTGGAAAAATGGATCTCGGGCTTTACTGAACAAACTCCAGTCAGATAAACTCTTACAAGAGCAGCTACAG gATTCATTTGCTGTGAAAGAATCTCCAATCTGGATGGATTCTAGTACTGCTTTACATTGTAAGAACCTTGAAGCTGCTCTAGGTGGACCTCAGAATCTTGCCAATATTACAGGATCCAGAGCATATGAG AGATTTACTGGAAATCAGATAGCTAAAGTCTTTCAGGATCAACCTAATGCTTATGCAGATACAGAG CGAATCTCTCTAGTGAGCAGTTTTGTTGCTTCCTTACTCTTGGGTGAATATGCTGCTATAGATCATAGTGATG gatCAGGAATGAATTTACTTGACATTAACACCAAGCAGTGGTCTGAAGCTGCATTATCTGCATGTGCACCAGGCCTCTCCCAGAGACTCGGTCAGTCAGTACCTTCCTATACAAACCTG GGCAAAATTTCAGGTTACTATGTAGATCAGTATGGTTTCTCCCCCGAGTGTGCCATCATTGCATTTACTGGAGATAATCCAG CCTCGCTAGCTGGCATGAGTCTTAAAGGAGGTGATGTAGCCGTAAGCCTTGGAACCAGTGACACTCTCTTCCTCTGGCTAACGACCCCACGACCAGCACTAGAGGGCCATATCTTTGTCAATCctgttgatgatgatgcttATATGGCTCTTTTATG TTTCAAGAATGGATCTCTAACAAGAGAAAAGATAAGAGATGCAAGCAGCAATGGTTCATGGGATATTTTCAATCAACAACTCTTGAGCACTCCCATTGGGAATGGGGGCAATATTG GTATCTACTTTCATGTGCAAGAGATAACTCCATCAGCTGTAGGTCTTCATCGGTTTAACTCAGCTGATCAACCTGTCACAACCTTTGACCCAGCAACAGAGGTCAGAGCGCTCATCGAAGGCCAAATGATGGGAAAGAGATTGCACGCAGAGCAGCTTGGTTATGATATAG GTGGAGATACCAGAGTTTTAGTGACTGGTGGGGCTTCAGCTAACCAAGCCATCTTACAAGTGATATCCGATGTCTTCAATGCTCCAGTCTATATCCTGGATGTTGCCAACTCAGCATGTCTAGGATGTGCTTATAGGGCAAAGCATG GCTGGCTAGGTGGCGACAAAGTTCCATTCCATGAAGTTGTGAAGACCGCATCCAATTACAAGCAAGCAGCTACTCCTAATACAAATGCAGCTCAG GTCTACAACTCACTCTTAGAGAGATATAGAGTTCTAGAGGCCAAGATATCAGAGTGA